CGCGGTCAATTCGTGGATCTTTCATGGCATTTTCTAgaagaaaaatacaacaaatctgaATGAGTACAACACACAAACTATTAGTCTGTAATATcacaaataactttatttatttatttgtagtagtagtatgccctagagcagtggttcccaaacctgtcctggaggaccaccaacactgcacgttttctttgtctccctaatcaaacacacctgattcaactcatcagctcattaaatcaggttgaatcaggtgtgtttgattagggagacaaagaaaacgtgcagtgttggtggtcctccaggacaggtttgggaaccactgcaagTACAAGGGCTAACTTggtcacacacacatagacacacacagacagagagtgacacagtcactctctcacacacacacagtcacagacatagttaaacacacacactcagtcagtcagtcagtcagacagacagacagacagacagacacacacacagtcacagttaaacacacacagacagacacacacacagtcacagacatagttaaacacacacactcagtcagtcagacagacacacagtcacacacacacacacacacacacacacagtcacagttaaacacacactcactctcacacacacacacacacacagtcacagttaaacacacacagacagacagtcacacactcactctcacacacacacacacacacacacacacacacacagtcacagacatagttaaacacacacagacagacagacagacagacagacagtcacacagtcacagttaaacacacacacacacacacagttaaacacCCACACagagtcagtcagacagacaaacacacacacacacacacacacagttagtcagacagacacacagtcatAGTTAAACATACAGtcacagttaaacacacacagtcagtcagtcagacacacacacacacacacacacacacacacacacacacacacacacacacagagtcagttaacttacacgcgcacacacaccaaCTCACCAATTGCCAGATGTAGCCTATGGCCAAAACATTGGAGCCTGGTCCAGTTGTTGATGGAGATTGCCTTCACTATGTTTGATCCATTGTCTGTTGTTATACATGCCATTTTCTCCTCTTCCAAACTCCAAGATGCTAGGGCATCCTTCAGTCCCTGTGCCAAGATCTCACCTTTGTGGTCGTCGGGGAAAAAAGAAGTCTGTAGGCACTTGCTCTTCATGGTGAAATCAATCGCTATGAAGTGGACAGTTAGGCTCATGTACGGTTCCATTGTTCGGCTGGACCATAAATCCGTCGTTGCTGAAAAATAATCCGCTTGCTGCACTTCTGCCTCGACTACAGTCCGCACTTTCTTGTACATAGCTGGCAGTGCAACGTATGAAAAATAGTTGCGGGATGGTATTGAGTAGCGTTTGTCCAATGTATGGATCATCTTTTGAAATCCGTCACGTTCTACGTTGTATATTGGAACCATATCTTTTGCTAGATGATAAGCAATGGCTTCTGTTATTTCTTTACTCCTACTGGAGTTATGTGGGTATGGCGTCGCATTGTGCAAGGTGTCCGTAATAGATGTCTGCATTTTTGGACGACTTTCGGATCTCTTGCCTTGTACGGCTGCTTCATCATATTGCACTTTGTGGTGACGTTTGAGGTGCTGGTAAAGGTTTGTGGTGTTACCTTGCGGTGCTGCAACAAGGGCAAAGCATACCTTGCAAATCACACCAGATTGACCCTCATCTTCTTACTTGAATCCAAAATACTTCCACACCACCGAATGTGAGCCTTTTTTCGGAACAAGTTGAGACTGAGTGTGTGATTCTCGTCACAAGGACCTGGGTTTTCATCAATATCCATTTTGTTTATTTCCGAACTACCGCGCTCGCTCGACGAGTGAAACACGAGACTAAAAGGCGCTTTGTCGTTGGCTGAGGGTGAAGCTCTGTGAGAGCGGTCCTTTCAAAATaaaggctgatttttttttttttttttttttttttaaatcgaagtcatttaaaaattaaatcgtGAACAGGGTGAATCGAGATCGCGATTTTATAACGATTTATCGTGCAGGCCTAGTAGTAGGGAGCAGTAAAAACAGCCGTGCACATGCGGTTGTGCTCGTGTAACATACGCTGTTTGGGAATTTGAGTATCTGAGGATTCCAAAGAGTCTATTCACAGTTTGAGAGGTACCCTTGACTCAAGATTTTCTGTACTACATCTTGCCAAATGTCAAGAAGAGGACTGACACTGGTTGGATTTAAACATATAAACGAAGCCAACTGAAAACAGCAAGTATTTTAGTAAACAATGCCGGTCTTTAGCCCCTTCAGTTTGGAGGAAAACTTCAGTAGAAATGTCCTTTAGACTAGCAACAAGCAAACATTTGGCACAAAGCAACGTCTGAATTacatggggggtgggggggagctaaacttttttttccatcaacGATACATAATACTACTACATCTCACTTTTAAGTGGACCACAATCAAACAATCTACCGAGATGGAGTCCATGTGAGTGTGCAATACTGCAAGATGCTCTGAAACCACTGAAATGAACTGAATTCAGTATTCATAGATCACACTAGAAGGAAAATTCCGTCATCCTTTAATCTgactcatgtcattctaaacctgtttgATTGTATTTCTCCTGcgaaacacaaaacacatgatACTCGGCTGttatcgtgtagagccctttgaaactGCTATTTGGACATTTAACCTGTTGGTCACCAtttaagtccattatatggagaaaaatcctggaatgttttcctcaaaaaccttaatttctttgcgactgaggaaagaaagacatgaacatcttggatgacatgggggtggaAGTGCTCTTATCCTTTAACTTTTAACTATaaggacaaaacaaaacatacatttttcaaaatattttttattccacaGGAAAAAGCCTGAGGAATGCTGAAAAGTTCCTCACTGTTGTTAAGCAACTGTAGTCGTGTGAGGAATTTAtattctattcatttattttgtatttatccaACACACCTATGACTGATTCAGGTGTGTGAGGCACTGTATATTTTTggggttccacagaagaaagagagggaaatTGGTTATGAATGACctcagagtgaaaaaaaaaagacaattttcattgttgggtgatcTATCCTTTTACACCCTAGTGTTAAATTCTTAAGAACTGTAACTCACCTCCTGATTGGTCAGCTTCTACCTCATTAGAGGCGCCATTCCTAAAGCCTGTTCCATTCAACCGTGCTGCCTCACAAACCGTAGCCACGTTTTCTGCGGTAAGTGGGGACTCCTGAGGGGCAATTAGAGCAAGACTCTCCTGCAGTCCATCTCCTTGACCCTCTAAGGCCCTACAAGTCCCTGAAATTTGAATGAGGTCCTCTTTACTTTCAGACACATTCGAGGACAACCCTGTCCTATGGAGATCCTCGCTGCTGATGCCATCCTCGGACTGACACGTGCTGCATCCTGAGTCTTCCACCAGAGCTTCCTCTGCCTGCAGCTTGGCCAGAACCGGCGTGGACTCCAACTGTTCCCCAGACGACACAGTCAAAGAGCCTTTTTCCTTCTCATTCTCTGGCATTTTCCAGAGCGAAGGAACCAGACAACCATTGACGATTTCTTCTGCTATCTGCTCCGCCTGTGACTCTGCGCTTTCCATGCTCTCTGGAGGTACATACGACTCCACTTCCTTACCATTTACAGCTGGTGTGCTGCTGTCAGCCGCTTCAGAGCCCTTGCTGTACCGGGACTCACAGCTGCTGACTGCCATGACCTCCTGGGTGGCTGCCGAGATGACCTGAGTGATCAGCCCTGCCGCGAGACGCTGGAGCTCCTGTATGTCTGGACTGGTCTCGGCCGGCAAGCCCAGTTCTCCGTTTTCATGGTGCTGAGCCTCGGTGGCGCTTTCTGAAAGGGGTGTGCTGGTGGAGTTGGGGAACGAGGTCAGAGTCAGTGGTGTTTTCGGGCTGCAGGTCTCCAGCAAGACAGCCTCGCCCTCCGCTGATGATGTAGCAGAGGCCAGCTCATCTTTTGAAATGTCAGCCGGCAAATTCTGATTGCAAGTTGGTGCCGAGGTTTCAGTGGCCACCTCTCCCTCAGGTTCAGGTCGCACTGCTTTGGCTAGCTCTGCAGGACGCTGCTTAATTAGTGGTTGGTTTTCAACCTGCTTCTTGACTGAACCAGTGCTCACTAAATCTGGTGGTAACTGGCTTGAGGGTTTGCTGCCAATGGCAGCCTCTGGTCCTTTGTGATGAGTGCTCTCGTCCACTGTTTTTGTTGGGGTTGAAGATGACACAGGAGTTGTTGTCTCTGGGTGGCTCTGTAGGGGGACTGATTTTGTACTGCTCTGAGAAGCACTTAGCTTTCCACTAGCCAACACAACTGGAGGGGTGCTGAGAGCCTCTCCCGCAGTGGCTTTTAGCACTGGCATGTGAATCTCCGCTACAACTTCCTGCTCAACAGGTCTGTACTCTTTGGCCTTGACTCTGTCTCGGCTGGTTCTGTGGTGTGTGCTGCTGGCCGCAGAGTAGCTCTTGTCGACCATCCCATTGCTCCCCTCACCAGAGGAGCTTCGCAAGCCCATAACTGACCCCTCCTCACTGTCGTGGCTGGTGATTCGCTCTTTCTTGCGGGAGATGTACCACCACCAGCCTATGAGCGCCAGCACTCCAGGAAGCGTATACGAAACAAAGGACCGGAACCTCAGTGGCATCTCCTCTGGACCCTAGCAGCTACACCTGCAGAACA
This portion of the Cyprinus carpio isolate SPL01 chromosome A15, ASM1834038v1, whole genome shotgun sequence genome encodes:
- the LOC109103306 gene encoding A-kinase anchor protein 1, mitochondrial-like, whose protein sequence is MPLRFRSFVSYTLPGVLALIGWWWYISRKKERITSHDSEEGSVMGLRSSSGEGSNGMVDKSYSAASSTHHRTSRDRVKAKEYRPVEQEVVAEIHMPVLKATAGEALSTPPVVLASGKLSASQSSTKSVPLQSHPETTTPVSSSTPTKTVDESTHHKGPEAAIGSKPSSQLPPDLVSTGSVKKQVENQPLIKQRPAELAKAVRPEPEGEVATETSAPTCNQNLPADISKDELASATSSAEGEAVLLETCSPKTPLTLTSFPNSTSTPLSESATEAQHHENGELGLPAETSPDIQELQRLAAGLITQVISAATQEVMAVSSCESRYSKGSEAADSSTPAVNGKEVESYVPPESMESAESQAEQIAEEIVNGCLVPSLWKMPENEKEKGSLTVSSGEQLESTPVLAKLQAEEALVEDSGCSTCQSEDGISSEDLHRTGLSSNVSESKEDLIQISGTCRALEGQGDGLQESLALIAPQESPLTAENVATVCEAARLNGTGFRNGASNEVEADQSGGSDVNSMDSVDSCSTLGVGDSQPSGSQTCQSQSSELIVWEIEVPKHLVGRLIGKQGRYVSFLKQSSGAKIYISTLPYTQEFQICHIEGTQQQVDKALALIGKKFKDLDLTNLYAPPPPPLTLPSLPMTSWLLLPNGVTVEVIVVNIVSAGHLFVQQHTHPTYHALRSLDQQMFLCYSQPGTPPLPSPVEVGVICAAPAVDGAWWRAQVISFYKDSTEVEIRYVDYGGYDRVKIDTLRQIRSDFVTLPFQGTEVLLDNIAPLPGEDRFSAEANSALEEMTRGVPLLAQVTNYDNNTGLPLVHMWNMVGEELVLLNRTLAERGYGTWVDSF